Proteins from a genomic interval of Methanohalophilus levihalophilus:
- a CDS encoding RloB family protein codes for MVRGEGKKSIKTVWIFCEGAKTEKYYFDKLKVDLRLRSLKIKVNSSNNKDPVGIIKHILNFKKHTRDFLEGDLIFCVFDRDANSDQSLLDAKKMSELNDINLIFSNPCFEFWILSHFECYMKQIEHGALKSKLDTHLGGYKKTDPELYTKTKQKIGIAVKNSKQINDMHYSNGMEIISRNSNPSTLVFELVETLQTFNP; via the coding sequence ATGGTCAGGGGTGAAGGGAAAAAATCCATAAAAACAGTTTGGATATTCTGCGAAGGAGCAAAAACAGAAAAATACTATTTCGATAAATTGAAGGTAGATCTAAGATTGAGATCATTGAAAATCAAAGTAAATTCTTCCAATAACAAAGATCCTGTAGGCATTATAAAGCATATTCTAAATTTTAAAAAGCATACCCGAGACTTTCTAGAAGGCGATTTAATTTTCTGTGTATTTGATCGAGATGCAAATTCAGATCAATCACTTTTAGACGCGAAAAAAATGTCAGAATTGAATGATATAAACTTAATATTTTCAAATCCTTGTTTTGAATTTTGGATACTTTCACATTTTGAATGTTACATGAAGCAAATTGAGCATGGTGCTCTTAAAAGTAAATTAGATACCCATCTTGGAGGATACAAGAAAACGGATCCTGAACTTTATACGAAAACAAAGCAAAAAATCGGTATTGCAGTAAAGAATTCAAAGCAAATTAATGATATGCATTACTCGAATGGTATGGAAATAATTAGCAGGAATAGTAACCCTTCTACATTAGTTTTCGAATTAGTGGAAACCCTTCAAACTTTCAACCCATGA
- a CDS encoding AAA family ATPase: MLIEFSVENFLSFKEKVTLSMDSSSSKKIPQNLIELNKKEKLLKSAVIYGANSSGKSNFIKAMYFMQGLVLNSHNFNINSNIPVSPFKLSEECKKKPSNFEIKFIQNNKTYKYGFSCTSKKIVSEYLYDISKQNPKPIFTREKTKKFVFPIDEEQQNLLKSQTIDNTLYLSRATQLGYDKTKDAYDFFSKKIIVNIDLVNINPSWEGYTINKAYENSDFKKKILDVLKKADFGGIENIRIKKKKIPVKEFTFNFSHENSSFESKDGTDDVFSVQTMHKNEDGKIVYFDLNDESMGTKKTFLILGPLFDIIEKGNIAFIDELEQSLHPEITRLLVRMFNSKKNKDAQVIFTTHDTTLLDNEVFRRDQVYLFSKEQNSSTELSSLLDYDIRQEIDFERAYLNGRFGGVPLIDETLFD, translated from the coding sequence ATGTTAATAGAATTTTCTGTTGAGAATTTTCTTTCATTCAAAGAAAAAGTTACCTTGAGTATGGATTCAAGCTCAAGTAAAAAAATACCACAGAATCTTATTGAATTAAATAAAAAAGAAAAACTTCTCAAATCAGCTGTCATTTATGGAGCGAACTCTTCTGGAAAATCTAATTTTATAAAAGCAATGTATTTCATGCAGGGCCTAGTGCTAAACTCTCACAATTTTAATATAAACTCAAATATTCCCGTATCTCCATTTAAGTTGAGCGAAGAATGCAAAAAAAAGCCTAGTAACTTTGAGATCAAATTCATCCAAAATAATAAAACCTACAAATATGGTTTTTCATGCACATCAAAGAAGATTGTTAGTGAGTATTTGTATGACATTTCAAAGCAAAACCCAAAACCAATCTTTACAAGAGAAAAAACGAAAAAATTCGTTTTTCCAATTGATGAAGAACAACAGAACTTGTTGAAATCGCAGACTATTGATAATACTCTCTACCTTTCACGAGCAACGCAGTTGGGCTATGATAAAACAAAGGATGCATACGATTTTTTCTCTAAAAAAATAATTGTAAATATTGATCTTGTAAATATTAATCCGAGTTGGGAAGGATATACAATTAATAAAGCCTATGAAAATAGTGACTTTAAGAAGAAGATACTCGATGTGCTGAAAAAAGCCGATTTTGGGGGCATTGAAAATATTCGGATCAAGAAGAAAAAGATTCCAGTAAAAGAATTTACTTTTAATTTTTCACACGAGAACTCTTCATTTGAAAGTAAAGATGGTACTGATGATGTGTTTAGTGTACAGACAATGCACAAAAATGAGGATGGAAAAATTGTTTATTTTGATTTGAACGATGAATCCATGGGTACAAAGAAAACTTTTTTAATTTTGGGCCCATTGTTTGATATAATTGAGAAAGGCAACATTGCATTCATAGACGAGCTTGAGCAAAGTCTCCATCCTGAAATTACAAGACTACTTGTAAGGATGTTTAACAGTAAAAAGAACAAAGATGCACAAGTTATCTTTACAACACATGATACGACGCTTCTTGACAATGAGGTTTTCAGAAGGGATCAAGTGTATCTCTTCTCAAAAGAGCAAAATAGTTCCACAGAATTAAGTTCACTTTTGGATTATGACATTCGGCAAGAGATAGACTTTGAAAGAGCATATCTCAATGGAAGGTTTGGTGGAGTCCCTCTTATTGATGAGACTTTGTTTGATTAA
- a CDS encoding endonuclease NucS domain-containing protein, producing the protein MLQYEENKLKAVYPHVKNQKRYDIIPHLNKAIESEDIKDIVVSESISEGDISRIISTFPEFLEEKLTFEDTEVEVEGGRIDVVFKTQNDETLLIEIEIEARDNAIGQVQRFKIPYSEKFGIPLEKIRLGIVCAKISDSRITACKGAGIEVYTVCFDKKA; encoded by the coding sequence TTGTTACAATACGAGGAAAATAAACTCAAAGCCGTATATCCTCATGTAAAGAATCAAAAGAGATATGATATTATACCTCACCTTAACAAAGCAATTGAATCAGAAGACATTAAAGATATCGTTGTTTCCGAGAGTATTTCGGAAGGCGATATTTCAAGGATAATTTCTACTTTTCCTGAATTTCTGGAAGAGAAGTTGACTTTTGAGGATACTGAAGTTGAAGTTGAGGGTGGAAGAATTGATGTCGTTTTCAAGACTCAGAATGACGAAACACTCTTGATTGAGATAGAAATTGAAGCGCGAGATAATGCTATCGGACAAGTTCAAAGATTCAAAATCCCTTATTCGGAAAAATTCGGAATTCCTTTGGAAAAAATAAGGCTTGGAATTGTTTGTGCAAAGATCTCAGATAGCAGAATTACTGCTTGCAAAGGGGCAGGGATAGAGGTTTACACAGTTTGTTTTGACAAAAAAGCCTAA